GATATGCTTTTTCTAATATCTCATTGGGCACTGCCCTTTTACTCCtgctattttttatactaagcGATCTTCCAAAGGGAGCAAACCAATacctatttaaaaataattaaaatttaaaaataatctatttaaaaattaaataaattatatatatactttttaaatatttgtgtataaatcttttgtattatatattttttaaagattatattttgtaacatatatCACTAACATAATCCccaatatatgtaaaaataatttctttaaaaataacatgtgacttaaaaatatataaaacatgatttaaagataaaaatcaattttataagatgtaaaatttattaatatgaccAATGCAATAAGtgtatattacttaaaaatttatacatatttttattgtatattaaatattatattttgcacgAAATTTTATCAACATAAATTTTCCAACGTGTATAAATCTAACAAAGAATTTGATTGAATGCATTTAATGCACCCTGCATTCAAAAATTTGCTATAACTTCTTTGAAAGTGTGTTGTTATAatttgaagataaaaaaatatatatgaacttGTTTACAGGACCAATGCAATAAGAATAACGAGCTCACCTCTCAAGAGTATATCTTATTCCTAGAAGAACAAATGCCATGGGCAGCGGATATATTAAATGCTGATAATTAGCATACTTATTGTCCGCATTTGGGCTGATGTCCTCCCATGTGATGTTGGGAGGCAGCCAAATATCCGGTGACCAGAAAGCGGCCGatatatttgtgaaaatattcatttttctattacCTGCAAGCAAATATTCATGACACAAAACAGAAATGGCTAACAATATAGAGTAAAACCGAAAAactttataatgtattaataaattactgcAAATAGTACACTAGTTTTATATCAAGAATCACAATGGGTGATTTTTTAACAAGTATGAATATCCAATACGATactaaacacaatagaaagaAGTTTCAAAAGGGAATTGAGGGAGATTACGCCACAgagattaattcataaatcATTCATGCCGCCGCCTATACTAGCGTGATTGAGAAATATTCCACACGCgcgagtgagagaaagagagagagagagagagagagacacacaAAGAGACAGAAGAAAAGAACGTCGAAGGGAGATCTCGGCGACAAGGCAAGTCCGCGGAGACACTTACCCGGAGCCGCTTCGTCATGTAGCACGCGCGATCCGAAACGTGCCAACGGACGGACGAAAGTGAggcgagagcgagcgagccgAGCGAGCGCGTGCTCGTGCCACGGGCTCCGTTTCGGCGGTGTGCTCTgtaaaacgcgcgcgcgcgcgggtgcGTGCTCCGATTAGCGCGGCCGATTAATGAGAAAGGGACGACGTGAGATAAGGCGGGGAGGCGCGGTGTAGGGAGAGCTAGACCCGGCAAAGCCGCGTACGCCTCGTAACTGCTGCCGCCGCTGCTCCGAAACTCGCTATCATTACAACCGCGCTATCAACAtcccaccaccaccaccaccaccaccaccaccaccaccaccaccaccaccaccaccaccaccaccaccaccaccaccaccaccaccgccgtcAAGTCGCCGTCACCACCACGAGGCGCGGTTATGTTACAATCGATATAACGAGCCTATCACCTCGTGACCATTCTCGCTCGCGCTCTGACGGTCACGTCGCTACTCGACTACTGCCACCGGCGCCACGCCACACGCACGAGCCGAACGAAACACCTTCAATTAATGATTATACCGCGCACGATCCCGTTTGCCGCTGTGCGTACGGTAAAGTGCACGCGTGTCCGCACtccgcgtacgtgcgtgcgtgcgcgggCGTTGGACGCTCCGTTCCGGCGAGAGACGCGCCCGGCAAGGACGCGGCCGCATCCGCGCGGTGGAAGATGgaagttctctctctctctctctctctttttctcctgccTATTCTCGCCCcgctccgtttttttttttcctatgtGGACGTCGCCGGAGGAATCGGCAACGCTCTCCCTCCGGGGTGCCACCTTTATTCGACGATTCGATATTAGTTCTACTCGTGTACTTTAGTTGCACTTTTTGGTTTCACTTCTTACGCCTTCGCGTAAAcacgtattaaatattacgtacATGTGCATATATACGCTATGCTGCAAATCACACATACATACCGCACACACAGCCTGTATCAGTCGGGAGGGGAGCGGTCGCCGGGGTGACTCATCGAGTGGCCACGAGACCGAGTCGTTAGATCGATCGTTGGATCGGCGGCGATCGGAGATTCACGAGATTTACTCGTGTTATTTACCGTTCGTATCGCTACGTGTTGACGGAACGCATTTTCCGAATTCTTCCGGTTGATTTCGACTGAACGTCCCGCACTGAAGTCGACAAGAAAAAACAGCGGCTTCCAGCGACGGGGACAGAGGGAGGatggtctctctctctcgccgtcTGCTGCCACACGAAAGGCACTCCAGAGAAACAGATCGTTAGAACTGCGGTTTAGAACGCCATTGATCACCGGCGTGCGCGTCGGCTGGCTTCCCGTTAGACGTTTCCGGCGACCAATAGCGGCTCACCCTCAACGCGGTCGCGTTTGAAAGAGCCAATCATCTCGTGGGACGATTTGAATTGCCTTTCGCGATTCGCGCGAAGAGACGCGCGAATTAGCGTTTGGAACGGCTTCGATCAGACCATGATTAATTTATCAAgatacttaaattattatcttaacaCAGGAAaagaatgattaattttttgttaatttttgcttgataCAGTAGAAAGAAGATTAGAGACGATGAATTACGTAGTCCGACACTTATGCTTCAAGCAATTCTGCCTTTTGAATTAGTTgtcgattaatttaatttgactcAGACAGTATTTTGcgttaatgtaaattaaattattatttattttattgtgaaaaaatattagattaagataaattatgcaaatagaattttgttgtaaatatttgtaccggttaattaaattataactatctattgttaaagttaatcaaactttgaaaaaaattctatacagTACAGAAACACGTAACAATGTTGCAgcattgtttcaaaaatattgtaaaagataaaaaatatttaaaaatatcctcTGCTTTACTCGCGTGCTACCGCTATCAGATAGACATggcgtaattatatttaatgatacgTAAATTATATGCAATTATGCGTAAATTGTACCACAGTTCACCattaaaaatcatacaaaatgAAATAAGAGATGCGtagcattataaaatttttcacctatatattttaaatatcttttagaaatgtcttgaaaatatttttaataagatatcttttagattttttcacaaaaaattttttctttatttgatgTAGAAATGCCCTTcgcacttaaaaattattttggtaaaagtttggtaaaaattttggTTCATATTTTCAGTAAAAACAGCCTTTATTTCCGCGGTGAAAAAGCGATCGGTGCGAATTCGTACCTTagtctaatataaaatttgatatgactaaaaaatattttttctatcgtaTACGGATACAGGCATCGAGCGTGTCGAATCGGTCCCTCTTCattatttctctttgtttCAGAAAGGCTTACGCGTCGAGATCTCGAATATCTCATTGCGCGCATCTACGATTGATCGGATATTGTTTGATTAAACGCTTTATCACGCGTTGGTAAATCTTCGCGTTCTTCTTCTCGTGCGGCCGGAAAAATTCCTGTGTGGCCACATTGATCTTGTGCGTTTTTCGCTTGATTCCCGGAGTATGCACTAAAAAGGCACCATCGAGCACGACCAGACGATAATTCAGAAGACACATCTCGAACATCTGCAatgtaaatagaaaataaaaaatagaggaTTTGGAAAGTTACCTAGGATGTGCAGATAAAATGAACACCTAATGGAATGTTtcctgttaaaataaaaattaatagaaaacgATAGGGACCGATATGATTTGCCTTATCTTGAATCTTATCGTTTCTTGTTATAAAGCTCATTCGGTTTTTATAttccgaaaaaaatattatcatttccTATCTGATATAAGTAAATTCAATCGTTGGAATACGACAGAATTCTTGTATCAACTTActgttctttattattttgattttaatattgtaaacaaatttaaattttttataatttatttcgaatATTCATAATTGAACAATATTATGTACGtatggaatatttttttcaattcgactttttaaatattcaagaactttgtatagtaaaatatttgacaaaaaatgaTTACCGAGTCAAATCATACGGAtacaatattctataaatatatagaaataatcttgaaaaatgtaattcttattaaGATACCCAAGGtaatgtacattttaaaaacataagaaTATTCTCAGAACAgcctttgaaaaaaacttCTATGAACATTTAATCTTTCCATAGTGGATGATTTGAAGTGTTCCACGAATTAATGTGGCTACAGGATATAACATCGACTGGGTTGTCTTGTACCTGGGCCATCTTGTCCTGCTTGCCCTCCCAAGACATTTCCTCCGTGTAGAGTGGGTCGTCGCGCGTGCCGATAAAGACCGGCTCCCACCTGTGATGCGGGTATTCCCTTTTGGTGACGATAAGCGGTCGGATCTTACCCGGGTCTGGTCTGATCAGCCACCTGGTCAGCCCGGGAAATCGCTGGCAGTGCGGACAAATAAACCTGCGAGGGGAAACCGCGGGTGTCTCGTTCCGTTATTTAACGCCTCGACATGGATACTTTACTAAAAGAATTCTTAGAaagtacgtgtgtgtgtgtgtgtgtgtgtgtgtgtgtgtgtgtcaacaattttaaatttaggaCATTCAATTCCCGTATGTACCTATGGAAATACACCGCCAGGCCGGCTCGGCAGGCGGCGAGCAGCTCGCGCTTCGTCGCTGGCGGCGGTTCATTGGACTCTATTTCGAATACGGGCACGACGAAGACCACGCCGACTTTGGGCGGTCTCTGGTGCACCATCTCCATGAAGCCGGAAGCCAGCCGCGCGCTCGGCAGCAGCTCGATGTCCGACACCAGCACGCGGGACGTGTTCGCCACCGTTCTCGCCACGTTCCGGGCGACGTTGATGGGATATGTCATTCTCCTTTTCCGCCTCTCGGTCTCGGCTTGCCGTCCCTGGAGATCGGAAGCGGCGCAATCGCCCTGGGCACGATCGATCGCGCCCAGAGCGGGCGGTCGACCGGCCGGAAACACCATGTGGACGGAAACCTGCGATCACCGGgtcattaattattagaaaCGTACGATTACATTGAGAATGCGAATTTTGTGTGCGAATCGTATAATATGCGAGAAAAGGGCGGAGCGAAAACGTAATACCATGTCTCAAGCACAAACATCTGTAAAGGGGAGAAAAAAATCCAAAGTTTTTGTTCATGTATAGAGGAAGATTCCCTAATATTGGCATAGGTCTCATAAAAAGGCACCTCCTTATTTCTTGGAAACTAAATATTGCATTGTATTAACACTGATACAAAtataatctatttattatGTGATTAAAgcgacaaaaatttataatttatacatcctgcataaaacaaattgaaaagaattaaaaaatattgactttttgcaaaaagcagaattcagaagatattcaattaaatattcggAATTCTGAACTTGAATTCTATTCTTTGAGGATTCAATAATTCgcatttaattgcaataagaggcattcaaataaatgcgaaccctcgcattaaaaaagatttacttcaCTGCTAATTGTTATCGGATTCTATTCTCAATGTCgcactgaaaaatattggcCACGATCTAATCCGAGATTTTTGCAAAGCAGAATTCACGATAAAATCTCGTGAATGCAAAAcactatttttgaataagacaTTTTATGCAGGGCATTTATGGCTTTTAAAAGTGCTTTGCATTGAAGAAGGCTTCTAGAAATTCTTACATACATTAActcgtaaatattttgtacaatgacttatttgtataatactcatgttaaaagaaaagagaccGAAAATGTATCCTATTATGTCAGTTTTAGAGTCTaatcagaaatttatttttagttatagtgcaaaaacgttaattattacaaaatatgaaacagtattataaaaactgttgTATCGTCCATAATAGAAGCCACTTTTTAGTTTACATTTATGcttccaaatttttatttttagcttttaagATATGCTATCCAAAAACAAAGTGGTATGCCAGTATTATAttacttctctctttctctctctctctctctctccctatatatacaaatatatatatatatatatatatatatatatatatatataatatattatatatacaatatgtgtgtgtgtatatatatatatatatatatatatatatatatatatattctaaaaaatattatactgtaTGCGTAaacagtattttatattattagactAATCAAACTAAGGAAcagatatttgtttattaacatttaattctatgaagtcaacattttattaataaactattaatttatgaaCATATCATTTAAGTTGTGtttatcattataaatttatcg
This genomic stretch from Monomorium pharaonis isolate MP-MQ-018 chromosome 4, ASM1337386v2, whole genome shotgun sequence harbors:
- the LOC105834417 gene encoding beta-1,4-glucuronyltransferase 1 isoform X1; its protein translation is MFLRGPAACVCIIWNIVPTFSIDEEIGENNRDEKAMRSLARKLLVWPTLVLSLLVAGRLLFGRDLRLPTTTLVYRDDGGISTLDGSHASSQQDTGPPEPPVYAAGMYMASQQPRNESACRWYHGLPDILSYPSSKLIWSPETGEKSPYSENSFSPCRVLPFVLLGAVNATTYSLPQVTLSTHATADQVYGIVELARRWEGPISLAVFAPGLDAGLAVAQLDRACRCEPAMYKVSVHMVFPAGRPPALGAIDRAQGDCAASDLQGRQAETERRKRRMTYPINVARNVARTVANTSRVLVSDIELLPSARLASGFMEMVHQRPPKVGVVFVVPVFEIESNEPPPATKRELLAACRAGLAVYFHRFICPHCQRFPGLTRWLIRPDPGKIRPLIVTKREYPHHRWEPVFIGTRDDPLYTEEMSWEGKQDKMAQMFEMCLLNYRLVVLDGAFLVHTPGIKRKTHKINVATQEFFRPHEKKNAKIYQRVIKRLIKQYPINRRCAQ
- the LOC105834417 gene encoding beta-1,4-glucuronyltransferase 1 isoform X2 encodes the protein MFLRGPAACVCIIWNIVPTFSIDEEIGENNRDEKAMRSLARKLLVWPTLVLSLLVAGRLLFGRDLRLPTTTLVYRDDGGISTLDGSHASSQQDTGPPEPPVYAAGMYMASQQPRNESACRWYHGLPDILSYPSSKLIWSPETGEKSPYRVLPFVLLGAVNATTYSLPQVTLSTHATADQVYGIVELARRWEGPISLAVFAPGLDAGLAVAQLDRACRCEPAMYKVSVHMVFPAGRPPALGAIDRAQGDCAASDLQGRQAETERRKRRMTYPINVARNVARTVANTSRVLVSDIELLPSARLASGFMEMVHQRPPKVGVVFVVPVFEIESNEPPPATKRELLAACRAGLAVYFHRFICPHCQRFPGLTRWLIRPDPGKIRPLIVTKREYPHHRWEPVFIGTRDDPLYTEEMSWEGKQDKMAQMFEMCLLNYRLVVLDGAFLVHTPGIKRKTHKINVATQEFFRPHEKKNAKIYQRVIKRLIKQYPINRRCAQ